In a genomic window of Ipomoea triloba cultivar NCNSP0323 chromosome 3, ASM357664v1:
- the LOC116012495 gene encoding aquaporin PIP1-2-like, which translates to MEHREEDVRLGANKFPEKQAIGTAAQDKDYTEAPATPLFDPGELSSWSFYRAGIAEFMATFLFLYITILTVMGVSKSDSKCKTVGIQGIAWAFGGMIFALVYCTAGISGGHINPAVTFGLFLARKVSLTRLVYYIVMQCLGAICGAGVVKGFGKTLYNSKGGGANVVNPGYTKGDGLGAEIVGTFVLVYTVFSATDAKRNARDSHVPVLAPLPIGFAVFLVHLATIPITGTGINPARSLGAAIIYNNEHAWHDHWIFWVGPFVGAALAALYHQVVIRAIPFKSS; encoded by the exons ATGGAGCACAGAGAAGAGGATGTGAGATTGGGGGCCAACAAGTTCCCGGAGAAGCAAGCCATCGGCACGGCGGCGCAAGACAAGGACTACACGGAGGCGCCGGCGACCCCGCTGTTCGATCCCGGCGAGCTCTCCTCGTGGTCGTTTTACCGCGCCGGAATCGCCGAGTTCATGGCCACTTTCCTCTTCCTTTACATCACCATCCTCACCGTCATGGGCGTCAGCAAATCCGACTCCAAATGCAAAACCGTCGGCATTCAGGGCATCGCCTGGGCCTTCGGCGGCATGATCTTCGCCCTCGTTTACTGCACCGCCGGCATTTCCG GGGGGCATATTAATCCGGCGGTGACGTTCGGGCTGTTTCTGGCGAGGAAAGTGTCGTTGACTAGGTTGGTTTACTACATTGTGATGCAGTGTCTGGGGGCGATCTGCGGCGCCGGCGTCGTGAAGGGGTTCGGAAAGACGTTGTACAACTCAAAGGGCGGCGGCGCCAACGTTGTAAACCCCGGATACACCAAAGGCGACGGCCTCGGCGCCGAGATTGTCGGCACCTTTGTTCTTGTTTACACCGTCTTCTCCGCCACTGATGCCAAGCGTAACGCCAGAGACTCCCATGTCCCT GTATTGGCACCGTTACCCATTGGGTTCGCCGTGTTCTTGGTGCACTTGGCTACAATTCCGATCACCGGCACCGGTATTAACCCGGCCAGAAGTCTCGGTGCAGCCATCATCTACAACAACGAGCACGCATGGCATGATCAT TGGATCTTTTGGGTTGGACCATTTGTTGGGGCAGCACTGGCTGCACTGTACCACCAGGTTGTGATCAGAGCCATCCCATTCAAGTCATCCTGa
- the LOC116012955 gene encoding WUSCHEL-related homeobox 5-like yields the protein MAGGFYADAPPSHGGRGTKCGRWNPTTEQVKLLSDLFSGGLRTPTTDQIQKISCELSFYGKIESKNVFYWFQNHKARERHKRRRIVSVDDEEKDRVGVGSGERVVETLQLFPLNSIDELRFCGDNKKNAAFHCSSDIGIQMDHPMLDLRLSFI from the coding sequence ATGGCAGGTGGATTTTACGCAGACGCGCCGCCGAGCCACGGCGGCAGAGGGACGAAATGTGGGCGGTGGAATCCGACGACCGAACAGGTTAAACTTCTGAGTGATCTTTTCAGTGGCGGCCTTCGAACCCCAACAACGGATCAGATCCAGAAGATATCTTGTGAGCTTAGCTTTTATGGAAAGATTGAGAGCAAGAACGTTTTCTACTGGTTTCAAAACCACAAAGCTCGTGAAAGACACAAACGGCGACGTATAGTCTCGGTGGATGATGAAGAGAAAGATCGGGTGGGTGTCGGGTCGGGTGAAAGGGTGGTGGAGACTTTGCAGCTATTCCCATTAAACTCCATTGATGAATTGAGATTTTGTGGGGATAATAAGAAGAATGCTGCGTTTCATTGCAGTAGCGATATTGGAATTCAGATGGATCATCCAATGCTAGATCTTCGTCTAAGCTTCATTTGA
- the LOC116012494 gene encoding uncharacterized acetyltransferase At3g50280-like produces MPCLKSSTTLIAKWTVFPAEKSTLPDLKLSVSDLPMLSTHYIQKGGLFTRPPFSISHLISLLKKSLSQTLTNFPPLAGRLVTDSEGYVYVACNDAGADFVHAGATDVYVRDVIGGVDVPEEVTEFFPFDRTVSFQGHFRPILGVQVTELADGVFIGCAVNHAVADGTSFWNFFNTFAEVTRGVKRITRQPEFSRNSVLISPAVLKLPAGGPKVTFALDAPLRERIFSFSRESILKLKAKTNSQKFDVNGGIDVVELMGKESNDPLKISNGKVTPLNWIINTVTKPEKPGEEISSFQSLCALLWRAVTRARHLPPSKTTTFRMAVNCRHRLDPKLDPLYFGNAIQSIPTYAPAGDVLSRDLRWCAEQLNKNVKSHDDVMVRNYVGAWESDPRCFPLGNFDGAMLTMGSSPRFPMYDNDFGWGRPLAVRSGRANKFDGKISAFPGREGGGTVDLEVILTPETMAGLESDPEFMQYVSGY; encoded by the coding sequence ATGCCTTGCCTTAAATCCTCCACCACTCTGATCGCCAAATGGACTGTTTTTCCGGCGGAAAAATCCACCCTCCCCGACCTCAAACTTTCCGTTTCCGATCTCCCTATGCTCTCTACGCATTATATTCAGAAAGGCGGCCTTTTCACTCGCCCGCCGTTCTCGATTTCCCATTTAATTTCTTTGCTGAAAAAGAGCCTTTCGCAGACGCTTACTAATTTCCCGCCGCTCGCCGGCAGGCTGGTGACGGACTCGGAGGGATACGTTTACGTGGCGTGTAATGACGCCGGCGCGGATTTTGTCCACGCCGGCGCTACGGACGTTTACGTACGGGACGTCATTGGAGGGGTGGATGTGCCGGAGGAGGTGACGGAGTTTTTTCCGTTTGATCGGACGGTGAGCTTTCAGGGGCATTTTCGTCCGATTTTAGGAGTTCAGGTGACGGAGCTGGCTGACGGCGTGTTTATTGGCTGCGCCGTTAATCACGCCGTGGCTGACGGAACCTCTTTCTGGAATTTCTTCAATACTTTCGCGGAGGTTACGAGAGGCGTTAAGAGGATTACGAGGCAACCGGAGTTTAGCCGGAACTCGGTTTTGATCTCGCCGGCGGTTCTGAAACTCCCTGCCGGCGGGCCAAAGGTCACTTTTGCCCTCGACGCGCCGTTGAGGGAACGGATTTTCAGCTTTAGCCGGGAATCGATACTGAAGCTGAAAGCCAAGACGAATAGTCAGAAATTTGACGTTAACGGCGGAATTGACGTCGTTGAGTTAATGGGGAAAGAAAGCAACGACCCCTTGAAAATATCTAACGGAAAGGTGACGCCGTTAAACTGGATTATCAATACCGTTACAAAACCCGAGAAACCCGGTGAGGAGATTTCGTCGTTTCAGTCTCTCTGCGCTTTACTATGGCGAGCGGTGACACGTGCGAGGCACCTGCCGCCTTCCAAAACGACGACGTTTCGTATGGCCGTGAACTGCCGCCACCGGCTCGACCCGAAACTCGACCCGCTCTACTTCGGCAACGCGATACAGAGCATTCCGACGTACGCCCCCGCCGGCGACGTCCTGTCACGTGACCTCCGGTGGTGCGCCGAGCAACTAAACAAAAACGTGAAATCCCACGATGACGTCATGGTCCGAAATTACGTCGGGGCATGGGAATCCGACCCGCGGTGTTTTCCGTTGGGTAATTTCGACGGCGCCATGCTCACGATGGGCAGCTCGCCGAGATTCCCAATGTACGACAACGATTTCGGATGGGGCCGACCCCTCGCCGTGCGGAGCGGGCGGGCCAACAAGTTCGACGGCAAGATTTCGGCTTTTCCCGGCCGGGAAGGCGGCGGGACGGTGGATTTGGAGGTGATTTTGACGCCGGAAACAATGGCGGGGCTGGAGTCCGACCCGGAATTCATGCAATATGTATCGGGTTATTAA